One Helicobacter cetorum MIT 00-7128 DNA window includes the following coding sequences:
- a CDS encoding outer membrane protein: MIKRTKSFVGRLSLVAITCLTISHAEDDGGFFTVGYELGQVMQDVKNPGKSQADYLTAQMNANYTNNFSSNQGANIVGSLGNTFTQYLYSLLGAYSFQGITAQVGGMGSSDADYQFVNSMLNTNQKNSVVSILTNLASGKDTFNTTYEHMFQELSYLNSINTFLSAMNNILSTPHTTWNGAPYSEKDSKGVSQGSTTAPQSVYNTNYVNFLKEQTKLLGNATQGIMDAIEALGNYNTTNNTETLTNAQVVSLANQVVSTAQNALDTLQSNANALKQASEPTNGSPTAIQTALQQVGCQGNSTACGGVTSTIKNNSASLQGTLLPNAQYTMDKLIGLIQKVESTPYLPEFRAGNSRQTNIMNGFYTKWGYKQFFGKKRNIGLRYYGFFSYNGANIGFKSTYNTVGLYTYGVGTDVLYNIFERSYQNKSVNFGVFGGIQLAGETFNSSLKNSQYVNKKDIQSTHFQFLFDLGFRMNFGKLGQKTKRHRQHTVEIGVQVPTIYNTYYKSAGTTVRYFRPYSVYWSYGYSF, from the coding sequence ATGATTAAACGAACCAAATCGTTTGTAGGTCGCTTAAGCTTAGTGGCAATCACTTGCTTAACTATCAGCCATGCAGAAGATGATGGAGGCTTTTTCACCGTTGGTTATGAATTAGGGCAAGTCATGCAAGATGTTAAAAACCCGGGGAAAAGTCAAGCAGACTATTTAACCGCACAAATGAATGCCAACTACACCAATAACTTCAGCTCTAATCAAGGCGCTAATATTGTAGGCTCATTGGGCAATACTTTCACCCAATATTTGTATTCACTCTTAGGGGCGTATTCTTTTCAAGGTATCACAGCTCAAGTAGGAGGAATGGGTTCTAGTGATGCTGATTATCAATTTGTCAATAGCATGTTAAATACAAACCAAAAAAACTCTGTCGTATCCATTCTTACTAACTTAGCCTCTGGTAAAGATACATTTAACACCACTTATGAGCATATGTTCCAAGAATTAAGTTACTTAAATAGTATCAACACTTTCTTAAGTGCTATGAATAACATTCTTAGCACTCCACACACTACATGGAATGGCGCTCCATATAGCGAAAAAGATAGCAAAGGAGTATCTCAAGGTAGCACAACTGCCCCTCAATCTGTTTATAACACCAATTATGTAAACTTCCTAAAAGAGCAAACCAAACTTCTTGGTAACGCCACACAAGGTATTATGGACGCTATTGAGGCATTAGGAAACTATAATACCACCAACAACACTGAGACGCTTACTAACGCTCAAGTGGTCTCTTTAGCTAATCAAGTCGTTAGCACAGCCCAAAATGCTTTAGATACCTTACAAAGTAATGCCAACGCCCTAAAACAAGCAAGCGAACCCACTAATGGAAGCCCTACTGCCATTCAAACAGCTCTTCAACAAGTAGGATGCCAAGGGAATTCAACCGCTTGTGGAGGTGTTACTTCAACGATTAAAAACAATAGCGCCTCCTTACAAGGCACTCTACTTCCCAATGCGCAATATACTATGGATAAGCTCATTGGTCTCATTCAAAAAGTAGAATCCACCCCCTATCTCCCAGAGTTTCGTGCTGGCAATAGCAGACAAACTAACATTATGAATGGCTTTTATACCAAATGGGGATACAAACAATTCTTTGGTAAAAAGCGTAATATTGGTCTAAGATACTATGGATTCTTCTCTTATAATGGAGCTAATATTGGCTTTAAATCTACTTATAATACCGTAGGTCTATACACTTATGGGGTAGGCACTGATGTGCTTTATAACATCTTTGAACGCTCTTATCAAAACAAGTCAGTGAATTTTGGTGTCTTTGGTGGGATTCAATTAGCAGGAGAGACCTTTAACTCTTCTTTGAAAAATAGCCAATATGTCAATAAGAAAGATATTCAAAGCACACATTTTCAATTCCTCTTTGATTTAGGCTTTCGTATGAACTTTGGTAAATTAGGTCAAAAGACTAAGCGCCATAGACAACACACTGTAGAAATTGGTGTGCAAGTGCCTACTATCTATAACACCTATTATAAGTCTGCTGGAACTACAGTGAGATACTTCCGTCCTTATAGCGTGTATTGGTCTTATGGGTATTCATTCTAA
- a CDS encoding 2-oxoglutarate synthase subunit alpha has product MREIISDGNELVAKAAIEVGCRFFGGYPITPSSDIMHAMSVALPKNGGHFIQMEDEISGISVSLGASMSGTKSMTASSGPGISLKVEQIGYGFMAEIPLVIVDVMRSGPSTGMPTRVAQGDVNFLKHPIHGDFKSVALAPASLQEAYTETIRAFNLAEMLMTPVFLLMDETVGHMYGKVQIPTLEEVQKMTINRKEFMGDKKDYKPYGVNQDEPAVLNPFFKGYRYHVSGLHHGPIGFPTEDAKIGGDLMDRLFNKIESKQDVINENEEMDLEGAEIVIIAYGSVSLAVKEALKDYKKESNQKVGFFRPKTLWPSPNKRLKEIGDKYEKILVIELNKGQYLEEIERVMQRKVHFFGQANGRTISPKQIIAKLKEL; this is encoded by the coding sequence ATGCGTGAAATCATATCTGATGGAAATGAGTTGGTAGCCAAGGCTGCTATTGAAGTGGGGTGTAGATTTTTTGGGGGTTATCCTATTACGCCTAGTTCGGATATTATGCATGCGATGAGTGTTGCGTTGCCTAAAAATGGCGGACATTTTATCCAAATGGAAGATGAGATTAGTGGGATTAGCGTGTCTTTAGGGGCAAGTATGAGCGGAACTAAGTCTATGACTGCAAGTTCTGGTCCGGGCATTTCATTAAAGGTGGAGCAAATTGGCTATGGCTTTATGGCAGAAATCCCATTAGTGATTGTTGATGTTATGCGTTCAGGCCCATCAACTGGAATGCCAACACGAGTGGCACAAGGTGATGTGAATTTCTTAAAGCACCCAATCCATGGGGATTTTAAATCAGTTGCACTCGCTCCTGCTAGTTTACAAGAGGCTTATACAGAGACAATTCGTGCGTTTAATCTAGCTGAAATGCTTATGACTCCAGTATTCTTGCTTATGGATGAAACCGTTGGGCATATGTATGGTAAGGTGCAAATCCCTACTTTAGAAGAAGTGCAAAAAATGACTATTAATCGTAAGGAATTTATGGGCGATAAAAAAGACTATAAGCCTTATGGAGTAAATCAAGATGAGCCAGCCGTTTTAAATCCTTTCTTTAAGGGCTATCGCTACCATGTTTCAGGCTTACACCATGGACCTATTGGCTTTCCTACTGAAGATGCTAAGATAGGTGGGGATTTAATGGATAGATTGTTTAATAAAATTGAATCCAAGCAAGATGTTATCAATGAAAATGAAGAAATGGACTTAGAGGGTGCTGAAATTGTCATTATTGCCTATGGTTCTGTTTCTTTAGCGGTTAAAGAGGCTTTAAAAGATTATAAAAAAGAGAGTAATCAAAAGGTTGGTTTCTTTAGACCCAAGACCTTATGGCCAAGCCCTAACAAACGCTTGAAAGAAATAGGGGACAAATACGAAAAAATCCTTGTGATTGAATTGAATAAAGGGCAATATTTAGAAGAAATTGAAAGAGTTATGCAAAGAAAAGTGCATTTCTTTGGTCAGGCAAATGGGCGCACTATTTCGCCTAAACAAATCATCGCAAAGTTGAAGGAGCTTTAA
- a CDS encoding hydrogenase 1 small subunit: MVIENEKQHYQAIEERLNLISSFNAHNEYKDLQQEFKNAGISRRDLLKWAGTMTATLALPASFAPLTLKAVEVANRLPVIWLHMAECTGCSESLLRSADPTIDSIIFDYISLEYHETIMVASGFQAEKSLHEAIEKHKDNYILMVEGGIPQGSEYFLTQGAQATTGAQECRKTAKHAAAIFAIGTCSSFGGVQAAYPNPSNAQPLHKIIDKPVINVPGCPPSEKNIVGNVLYYLMFGTLPKLDAYNRPAWAYGNRIHDLCERRGHFDAGEFVEHFGDENAEKGFCLYKVGCKGPYTFNNCSKLRFNSHTSWPIGAGHGCIGCSEPNFWDTMSPFEEPLANRSIKSAFNGLGADKVADEVGTTLLSATAIGITAHALLSKVIKNKEQ; the protein is encoded by the coding sequence ATGGTTATAGAGAATGAGAAACAACACTATCAAGCAATTGAAGAGCGCCTTAATTTAATTAGCTCATTTAACGCCCATAATGAGTATAAAGACTTGCAACAAGAATTTAAAAACGCCGGTATTTCTAGGCGTGATTTATTAAAATGGGCTGGCACTATGACTGCCACTTTGGCCTTGCCGGCTAGTTTTGCTCCCTTGACTTTAAAAGCTGTAGAAGTAGCTAACAGACTACCTGTGATTTGGCTACATATGGCAGAATGCACCGGCTGTAGCGAGAGCTTATTAAGAAGTGCTGACCCAACCATTGATAGTATTATCTTTGATTACATCAGTTTAGAATACCATGAGACTATTATGGTAGCAAGCGGTTTTCAAGCTGAAAAAAGCTTGCATGAGGCTATAGAAAAGCACAAAGATAATTATATTTTAATGGTAGAAGGGGGTATCCCACAAGGCAGTGAATACTTCCTCACTCAAGGCGCACAAGCTACTACAGGAGCACAGGAGTGCAGAAAAACAGCTAAGCATGCTGCCGCTATTTTTGCCATAGGCACATGCTCAAGCTTTGGAGGTGTGCAAGCGGCCTATCCTAATCCCTCTAACGCACAACCTTTACACAAAATTATTGATAAGCCCGTTATTAATGTGCCGGGTTGCCCGCCTAGTGAAAAAAATATCGTGGGTAATGTGCTTTATTACTTGATGTTTGGGACTCTTCCTAAGCTTGATGCCTATAATCGCCCCGCTTGGGCTTATGGCAATAGAATCCATGATTTATGCGAGAGAAGAGGGCATTTTGATGCGGGCGAGTTTGTAGAGCATTTTGGCGATGAAAATGCAGAAAAAGGCTTTTGCTTGTATAAGGTAGGCTGTAAAGGACCTTATACTTTCAATAATTGCTCCAAACTGCGCTTTAACTCGCACACTTCTTGGCCTATAGGGGCAGGGCATGGTTGCATAGGGTGTTCTGAGCCAAATTTTTGGGATACAATGAGTCCTTTTGAAGAGCCTTTGGCTAATCGCTCTATAAAGAGTGCTTTTAATGGCTTGGGGGCCGATAAAGTTGCTGATGAAGTTGGCACGACTTTACTTAGTGCAACCGCTATTGGCATTACTGCGCATGCACTTCTATCTAAAGTAATCAAAAATAAAGAGCAATAA
- a CDS encoding outer membrane protein → MKITTTKFNKENSVKHFKNNIKFLAPLSLVLSLSLSPLSAEEDGGFMTFGYELGQVVQSVKNPNKYQAMQVAKELNSAVTVHLDGGYTQVDLKGNGDYQTIPQQGLNIVGLLGNTLMTTLIKVAVLSPATLLPNPNGSPLFNAYQGISKALGGINYPSRHGGPNPSQQEMEHNFGNFVCSGITTMGPSPLCKKDGKEVGGLVEQLTQAGIVQSYFQYMVYWMQKNPDAYQKAGITMGSGEGYNHQNNTTVVEALSKEFGGIYNGKDGQVTMQSMVEGAYVGAIDAIEGITKAALQLNNFNAANASGTLSTQEFTSLVDGIISTSSQALKNLEIASITNGKIGFNPTNAQAVGTGRFNDGSLGQMKALITNTQNTLNAVVQANDNLKAHPWLGQFAAGNSKQTNAMSGFYTKIGYKQFFGKKKAFGLRYYGFFSYNGAGVGNGANYNTVNLLTYGVGTDALYNVFSRSFGSRSIDAGFFTGIQLAGDSYITSLAKSVQVDTKKVTATKFQFLFDVGMRMNFGILKKDMKKHNQHSIEIGVQIPTIYNTYYSSGGTEVKYYRPYSVYWVYGYAF, encoded by the coding sequence ATGAAAATAACAACAACAAAGTTTAACAAGGAAAATTCTGTGAAACATTTTAAAAACAATATCAAATTTTTAGCCCCTTTAAGCCTAGTGCTTTCTTTATCTCTAAGCCCCTTAAGTGCTGAAGAAGATGGAGGCTTTATGACCTTTGGTTATGAATTAGGTCAAGTGGTGCAGAGTGTGAAGAATCCTAATAAATACCAAGCTATGCAAGTGGCTAAGGAGTTGAATAGCGCTGTTACCGTGCATTTAGATGGTGGATACACACAAGTTGACCTTAAGGGCAATGGCGACTATCAAACCATTCCTCAACAAGGCTTAAATATTGTTGGACTTTTAGGTAACACCCTAATGACTACTTTAATCAAAGTCGCTGTTTTATCACCTGCTACGCTATTGCCAAACCCTAATGGTTCGCCTCTTTTTAACGCATATCAAGGGATTTCTAAAGCTTTAGGAGGGATTAATTACCCCTCTAGACATGGTGGTCCTAATCCTTCACAACAAGAAATGGAGCATAATTTTGGTAATTTTGTATGCTCAGGGATTACCACAATGGGTCCAAGCCCACTTTGTAAAAAGGATGGCAAAGAAGTGGGCGGTTTGGTTGAGCAACTTACACAAGCTGGCATTGTTCAATCTTACTTCCAATACATGGTATATTGGATGCAAAAAAATCCAGATGCGTATCAAAAAGCTGGCATTACTATGGGTTCTGGTGAGGGGTATAATCATCAAAATAATACAACCGTTGTAGAGGCACTTTCAAAAGAATTTGGTGGCATTTATAATGGAAAAGATGGTCAAGTTACTATGCAAAGCATGGTTGAGGGCGCTTATGTTGGGGCGATTGATGCTATTGAGGGCATCACTAAGGCTGCCTTGCAATTAAATAACTTCAATGCTGCTAATGCAAGCGGAACGCTAAGCACACAAGAATTTACAAGTCTTGTAGATGGCATTATCTCTACTTCTAGTCAAGCGTTAAAAAACCTAGAAATTGCGTCAATTACTAATGGTAAAATAGGGTTTAACCCCACTAATGCCCAAGCAGTAGGAACAGGTAGGTTTAATGACGGCTCTTTAGGGCAAATGAAAGCGCTCATTACCAACACTCAAAACACCCTTAATGCTGTCGTTCAAGCCAACGATAACCTCAAAGCCCACCCATGGCTAGGGCAATTTGCTGCTGGCAATAGCAAGCAAACTAATGCGATGAGCGGATTTTACACTAAGATTGGTTACAAACAATTCTTTGGTAAGAAAAAAGCCTTTGGTCTAAGATACTATGGATTCTTTTCTTATAATGGAGCAGGTGTAGGTAATGGTGCCAACTATAACACAGTTAATCTACTCACTTATGGTGTAGGAACAGACGCACTCTATAATGTGTTCTCTCGTTCATTTGGTTCTAGAAGTATTGATGCGGGATTCTTTACAGGGATTCAACTAGCTGGAGATAGCTATATCACCTCTTTAGCTAAGAGTGTTCAAGTAGATACTAAAAAGGTTACTGCGACTAAGTTTCAATTCCTCTTTGATGTGGGCATGCGTATGAACTTTGGTATCTTAAAAAAAGATATGAAAAAGCATAACCAACACTCTATTGAAATTGGGGTTCAAATCCCTACTATCTATAACACCTATTATAGTAGTGGTGGCACAGAAGTGAAATACTATCGCCCTTATTCTGTATATTGGGTTTATGGGTATGCGTTTTAA
- a CDS encoding HyaD/HybD family hydrogenase maturation endopeptidase: MSKILILGIGNILFGDEGIGVHLAHYLKRNFSFSPSIDIVDGGTMAQQLIPLITSYEKVLILDCVSAKDVEIGSVYAFDFNHAPREITWAGSAHEVEMLHTLRLTEFLGDLPKTFIVGLVPFVIGSETTFKLSKEILNALNTALKAIETQLKTWGVTMQRIDNIALENIAELSYKGF; this comes from the coding sequence ATGAGCAAAATCCTAATTCTAGGCATTGGCAATATCCTTTTTGGCGATGAGGGTATTGGGGTGCACTTAGCCCACTATCTCAAAAGAAATTTTTCTTTTTCGCCTTCTATAGATATTGTAGATGGGGGGACTATGGCTCAACAACTCATTCCTTTAATCACTTCGTATGAAAAGGTTTTGATTTTAGATTGTGTGAGTGCAAAAGATGTTGAGATAGGCTCAGTCTATGCTTTTGATTTTAATCACGCTCCTAGAGAAATCACATGGGCTGGGAGTGCACATGAAGTAGAAATGCTACACACTCTAAGGCTTACGGAGTTTTTAGGGGATTTGCCTAAGACTTTTATTGTGGGGCTTGTGCCTTTTGTGATAGGAAGTGAAACGACTTTCAAGCTTTCAAAAGAAATTTTAAACGCTTTAAACACAGCCTTAAAAGCCATAGAAACACAATTAAAAACATGGGGAGTAACAATGCAACGCATTGATAATATTGCCTTAGAGAATATTGCTGAACTTTCTTACAAGGGCTTTTGA
- a CDS encoding 2-oxoacid:acceptor oxidoreductase family protein: MEAQLRFTGVGGQGVLLAGEILAEAKIVSGGYGTKTSTYTSQVRGGPTKVDILLDKDEIIFPYAKEGEIDFMLSVAQVSYNQFKSDIKEGGIVVIDPNLVTPTKEDEEKYQIYKIPIISIAKDEVGNIITQSVVALAITVELTKCVEENIVLDTMLKKVPAKVAETNKKAFEIGKKHALEALKARG; this comes from the coding sequence ATGGAAGCACAATTAAGATTTACAGGCGTTGGGGGGCAAGGCGTATTATTAGCTGGAGAAATCTTAGCAGAGGCTAAAATCGTAAGTGGTGGCTATGGAACTAAGACTTCTACTTACACTTCCCAAGTGCGTGGAGGGCCTACTAAGGTAGATATTTTGCTAGATAAAGATGAAATCATTTTTCCTTATGCTAAAGAGGGCGAGATTGATTTCATGCTTTCAGTCGCACAAGTGAGTTATAATCAGTTTAAAAGCGATATTAAAGAGGGGGGCATTGTTGTTATTGACCCTAATTTGGTAACGCCTACTAAAGAAGATGAGGAAAAATATCAAATTTATAAAATCCCCATTATTAGTATCGCCAAAGATGAAGTGGGTAATATTATCACACAATCTGTAGTGGCGTTAGCCATTACCGTGGAGCTTACAAAGTGTGTGGAAGAAAATATTGTGTTAGATACCATGCTTAAAAAAGTTCCCGCAAAAGTCGCCGAAACCAATAAAAAAGCCTTTGAAATTGGTAAAAAACATGCTTTAGAGGCATTAAAAGCAAGAGGCTAA
- a CDS encoding nickel-dependent hydrogenase large subunit → MSKRIIVDPITRIEGHLRIEVIVDDNNVITDAFSSSTLFRGLETIIKGRDPRDAGFIAQRICGVCTYSHYKAGITAVEDALGITPPLNAQLVRSLMNIGLILHDHVVHFYTLHGLDWCDILSALKADPSKASKLSFKYTPYPINTGEGELKAVQKRLSDFAKSGSLGPFNNGYYGHKTYHLSPEQNLIVLSHYLKLLEIQREAAKMTAIFGAKQPHPQSLTVGGVTSVMDILDPTRLAEWKSKFEKVAHFINHAYYADLIMAGEMFAKEPSVLKGCGLRDFIAYEEVLLGRDKYLLSSGIVRDGDISKLHPIDENLIKEEVTHSWYQYENTKEAQLHPYDGQTNPHYTGFKDGESIGIHGKEIPTKVLNTKDKYSWIKSPRYDSKPMEVGPLSAVVVGLAAKNPYISEVATKFLKDSKLPLEALFSTLGRTAARCIEAKTIADNGLLAFKALIENLKSDKSTCAPYKIDKDKEYKGRYIGQVPRGMLSHWVRIKNGVVENYQAVVPSTWNAGPRDSKGQRGAYEMSLIGTKIDDLTQPLEIIRTIHSFDPCIACSVHVMDFKGQSLGEFKVEPNFARI, encoded by the coding sequence ATGTCAAAAAGAATTATAGTAGACCCTATCACTAGGATTGAGGGGCATTTAAGAATTGAAGTCATAGTAGATGACAATAATGTCATTACGGATGCGTTTTCTTCTTCTACGCTTTTTAGAGGGCTAGAAACTATCATTAAAGGCAGAGACCCACGAGATGCGGGCTTTATTGCTCAAAGGATTTGTGGGGTATGCACTTATTCGCATTATAAAGCCGGCATTACTGCAGTAGAAGACGCTCTAGGCATAACACCCCCATTAAACGCACAATTAGTGCGCTCTTTAATGAATATAGGTCTTATCTTACATGACCATGTGGTGCATTTCTATACTTTGCATGGGCTTGATTGGTGCGATATACTAAGTGCTTTAAAAGCTGACCCCTCAAAAGCCTCAAAACTTTCTTTTAAATACACCCCTTATCCTATCAATACCGGTGAGGGCGAATTAAAGGCGGTTCAAAAACGCTTGAGTGATTTTGCTAAAAGTGGCTCTTTGGGGCCTTTTAATAATGGCTATTATGGGCATAAAACCTATCATTTAAGCCCTGAGCAAAACTTAATTGTGTTAAGCCACTATCTTAAACTTTTAGAAATCCAAAGAGAGGCGGCTAAGATGACCGCTATTTTTGGGGCTAAACAGCCCCACCCACAAAGCCTAACGGTTGGGGGTGTAACAAGTGTTATGGATATACTAGACCCTACAAGATTAGCTGAATGGAAGAGCAAGTTTGAAAAAGTAGCGCATTTTATCAATCATGCCTATTATGCTGATTTGATTATGGCAGGCGAAATGTTTGCTAAAGAGCCATCTGTTTTAAAGGGCTGTGGCTTGAGAGATTTTATCGCTTATGAAGAAGTGCTACTTGGAAGAGATAAATACCTTTTGAGTAGCGGAATTGTGCGTGATGGCGATATTTCTAAATTACACCCTATTGATGAAAATTTAATTAAAGAAGAAGTTACGCATTCTTGGTATCAATATGAAAACACTAAAGAGGCACAGCTCCACCCCTATGACGGACAAACTAATCCGCATTATACCGGCTTTAAAGACGGCGAGAGTATTGGCATTCATGGTAAGGAAATCCCCACTAAAGTGCTTAATACCAAAGATAAATATTCTTGGATAAAATCCCCTAGATATGATAGTAAGCCTATGGAAGTAGGCCCTTTAAGTGCGGTGGTGGTAGGACTAGCAGCAAAAAATCCTTATATTAGCGAAGTGGCAACCAAATTTTTAAAAGACAGCAAACTGCCTTTAGAGGCACTATTCTCTACGCTTGGCAGAACGGCGGCAAGGTGTATTGAGGCTAAAACGATTGCTGATAATGGTCTTTTAGCTTTTAAAGCTTTAATAGAAAATCTAAAGAGCGATAAAAGCACTTGTGCGCCCTATAAAATTGATAAAGATAAAGAATATAAAGGGCGTTATATTGGTCAAGTGCCACGAGGCATGCTGAGCCATTGGGTGCGTATTAAAAATGGTGTAGTAGAAAATTATCAAGCCGTAGTGCCCTCTACTTGGAATGCAGGGCCAAGGGATTCTAAAGGGCAAAGAGGAGCTTATGAAATGAGCTTGATTGGCACTAAAATTGATGATTTGACTCAACCTTTAGAAATCATTAGAACGATACATTCATTTGATCCTTGCATTGCATGTTCGGTGCATGTAATGGATTTTAAGGGGCAGTCTTTAGGCGAGTTTAAAGTAGAGCCTAATTTTGCTAGAATCTAA
- a CDS encoding HugZ family heme oxygenase, with product MLTRIIEHMNAHHVEDMKGLLKKFGQVEHANNVKFSSVDSQGIVISYNDDKNLRIEFTKEIKDPREYKDAIIELCQSVPKTYDFEAIEQEIKDFKNSFDSICLATLHPNGHVVCSYASLMSDGEQYYIYVSEVAEHFESLKHNPNNVEVMFLEDESKAKSAILRKRLRYKTKVRFIERGAEFDKAFDAFIAKTGGAGGIKTIRTMQDFHLIALDFETGRYVKGFGQAYDIVNGKISYAGEKGNPHTFAHKK from the coding sequence ATGCTAACACGCATTATAGAGCATATGAACGCCCACCATGTGGAGGATATGAAAGGTTTATTAAAAAAGTTTGGTCAAGTAGAGCATGCCAACAATGTTAAGTTTTCAAGTGTGGATTCCCAAGGCATTGTTATTAGCTACAATGATGATAAAAATTTGCGCATTGAATTTACTAAAGAAATCAAAGACCCTAGAGAATACAAAGACGCTATTATTGAGCTTTGCCAAAGCGTGCCAAAAACCTATGATTTTGAGGCTATAGAGCAAGAAATCAAAGATTTTAAAAACAGCTTTGATTCTATTTGTTTAGCTACACTCCACCCAAATGGTCATGTAGTATGCTCTTATGCAAGCTTGATGAGCGATGGCGAGCAATATTATATCTATGTGAGTGAGGTTGCAGAGCATTTTGAAAGCTTAAAGCATAATCCTAATAATGTAGAAGTGATGTTTTTAGAAGATGAGAGCAAAGCCAAATCAGCCATTTTAAGAAAGCGTTTGCGCTACAAAACTAAAGTGCGCTTTATTGAAAGAGGGGCAGAATTTGATAAAGCCTTTGACGCTTTTATCGCTAAGACCGGAGGAGCTGGCGGGATTAAAACTATTCGCACCATGCAAGATTTCCATCTCATAGCATTAGATTTTGAAACAGGGCGCTATGTTAAAGGCTTTGGTCAAGCGTATGATATTGTAAATGGTAAAATTAGTTATGCAGGTGAAAAGGGCAACCCACACACTTTCGCTCATAAAAAGTAG
- the cybH gene encoding Ni/Fe-hydrogenase, b-type cytochrome subunit, with translation MTNQEVLLHKEFSGFVRFFHWVRAISIFILIATGFYIAYPFLQPKSSFYKEMYFLQAYIRSFHIMFGFLLISALCFRIYLFFFDKGSLLERASLAQVFSLKTWLNQIKAYFFLSNSPAHHGAYNPVQFVAYLFLIALMILVSLSGVVLYSHVYHSGLGVILGDIFGWFEVLCGGLANVRFIHHLATWGFILFVPVHVYMVFFHSIRYKGSGVDAMVNGYTYTKE, from the coding sequence ATGACAAACCAAGAAGTGCTTTTACATAAAGAATTTTCGGGCTTTGTGCGCTTTTTTCATTGGGTTAGAGCCATAAGCATTTTTATTTTGATTGCTACGGGGTTTTATATTGCTTACCCTTTTTTGCAACCTAAATCTAGTTTTTATAAAGAGATGTATTTTTTACAAGCTTATATCCGCTCTTTTCATATTATGTTTGGATTTTTGCTCATTAGTGCGTTATGTTTTAGGATTTATCTTTTCTTTTTTGATAAAGGGAGCTTGTTGGAGCGTGCGAGCTTGGCGCAAGTTTTTAGCTTAAAAACATGGCTTAATCAAATTAAAGCGTATTTTTTTCTTAGCAATTCCCCCGCTCATCATGGAGCATACAATCCGGTGCAGTTTGTAGCGTATCTATTCTTAATAGCATTGATGATTTTAGTTAGCTTAAGTGGCGTAGTGCTGTATTCTCATGTATATCATTCAGGCTTAGGGGTTATTCTAGGCGATATATTTGGGTGGTTTGAAGTGCTTTGTGGGGGGTTAGCTAATGTGCGTTTTATCCACCACTTAGCGACTTGGGGATTTATCTTGTTTGTTCCGGTGCATGTTTATATGGTGTTTTTCCATTCTATTAGATATAAAGGCTCTGGGGTTGATGCAATGGTTAATGGCTACACTTATACCAAAGAATGA
- a CDS encoding 2-oxoglutarate ferredoxin oxidoreductase subunit beta: MAFNYDEYLRVDKMPTLWCWGCGDGVILKSIIRTIDALGWKMDDVCLVSGIGCSGRMSSYVNCNTVHTTHGRAVAYATGIKLANPNKHVIVVSGDGDGFAIGGNHTMHACRRNIDLNFILVDNFIYGLTNSQTSPTTPNGMWTVTAQWGNIDNQFDPCALTTAAGASFVARESVLDPQRLEKTLKEGFSHKGFSFFDIHSNCHINLGRKNKMGEAADMLKWIESRLVSKRKFEEMSPEEREGKFPTGVLKHDANRKEYCEAYQEIIEKAQGKK, encoded by the coding sequence ATGGCGTTTAATTATGATGAATACTTGCGTGTGGATAAAATGCCCACTTTGTGGTGCTGGGGCTGTGGTGATGGCGTGATTTTAAAATCCATTATCCGCACTATTGACGCACTAGGTTGGAAAATGGATGATGTGTGCTTGGTGAGTGGGATTGGTTGTAGTGGCCGCATGAGTTCGTATGTAAATTGCAACACTGTTCATACTACACATGGTAGAGCTGTAGCGTATGCGACAGGGATTAAATTAGCAAACCCTAATAAGCATGTGATTGTGGTTTCTGGTGATGGCGATGGCTTTGCGATTGGGGGTAATCACACCATGCATGCATGCAGAAGAAACATTGATTTGAATTTTATCTTAGTGGATAATTTCATTTATGGTTTGACTAATTCTCAAACTTCGCCCACCACTCCAAATGGCATGTGGACGGTTACGGCTCAATGGGGAAATATTGATAATCAGTTTGACCCATGCGCTTTAACCACAGCTGCGGGAGCTAGTTTTGTAGCTAGAGAGAGTGTGTTAGACCCTCAAAGATTGGAAAAAACTTTAAAAGAGGGCTTTTCGCACAAGGGCTTTAGTTTCTTTGATATTCATAGCAATTGCCATATTAACTTAGGGCGTAAGAATAAAATGGGCGAGGCCGCTGATATGCTAAAGTGGATTGAAAGCCGATTAGTTAGCAAGCGCAAATTTGAAGAAATGAGCCCTGAAGAAAGAGAGGGTAAATTCCCTACTGGTGTCTTAAAACATGACGCTAACAGGAAAGAATATTGTGAGGCGTATCAAGAGATTATTGAAAAAGCACAAGGAAAGAAATAA